The region TATGCTTCTATGCAGCACCCATTTGTAACTGGAGAGCGTGAGGATTCTCATACAGTCAATCACTCCACTGTTATGGTCAGTCTATGTCGACTCTAATTTGCTTCCACCCAGCATACTCTTCATATTAGGTTCTTCTTTGGTTCTTCAACTAATGGTGATTTTCTCATCAGGAGCCACCAAAAAATCCATTCTCATTCAGATCATACACAAAAAGCATGTAAGCATTATTGATGTTATTGCTAGAGCttaatgatttattcatttaaatagTGACATCCAAAAGGCTCTCCAAACTGCAGTTTTAATTCAATGACTAGCTATGGAAATGCTGATCACATTCGCGGCAGCTGCTCAATGATGATCCCCAGCAAGAATTTAGGAGCAAAACCTCTATGGGATGTGCGTGCTAGTGATGATATGTGTCAACTTGGTGGCATGGATGATTTCCCAAAGGCTGATTCAGTAAGACTCAAATTGTAATTATGGTCTATATTTTTGACAGCAATGAGCCAATGAAATATTTTctataactaattaatgatgAGACTATTCTTTGATTTTCAGAGTTTTAATCCCATGTCTGAACCATTTGATGATTGGGGTTGCAAGTTTGATTTGAGCCAAGAGCAAAGAAGAATGGACTCAGAAGACTTCAGTGGCTTAGCTATTGATTCCACAGATGGAACAGGCAACAAAGACTTCACGGTTCCTTGTGAAGCAGCGggtgaggatgatgatgaagttACAGAGACAAAAATTCGAGCATTTCTTGATGAGAAGGTTTGCTACAATctgattttctttgaaatttcttcttTATATAAGAACATATGTATTAGTTCTCCTGTATGTGCTATTATGTAGAAGATAAGACCGTGTACAGCCTTTTACTGATCAACAATCTTTTTGGTTCTACCAGGCCCTTGATTTGAAGAAATTACAGACACCACTATATGAAGAGTTCTTCAATTCCTTGAATTCAAATGAACCTGTTGGAAGTACAAGTGAGGAAAATTGTACAAACAACACAAAACTTCCTCCCAAGAGCACAAAATCTCCCAGCCGGGTTACAACTGATGCATCAGCCACAATTGAGAATCCTGCGTCTATCATTAACCCAGGTAATACCATTGCAAGATTCACAAGGAGCAGAAGCGGGATTTGCCGAATCCTAAAAGAAATACCTTTTCAAGAGGCCCAGAAAGAATCCAATTGTGTGAGGTTTGTCTCAAACATCACACActtgattattaataaataaatcttttgaTGGTTGCAAGAAATTTAGGAAGCTGCACTTTCTCAAGTTATGAACTCATTGGTTTGTTTGACAAGGCCACCATCAGAACATGAAACTCTtgacaattatttaattagtttagaAATCTTAGACCATGCGATCTTTGTTTACGGCATGATCATTTTCTTTACACAAACTGATAATTGAGACATTTGCAACAGCTCAAGCTTTTTAGACAGACGACAAAAGTGGAAGGAAGAGCTGGATCAAGAGCTTGAGATGATGCGCCAGGCCGGTGTTGTTGCCAGGACATCTCCAAAAGACAAAACTCTTAACAGGAAGCGCGACCGATCACGATTTGCATTCCCGGCCAAATGAATGTGTACAGGCATTGAACTTCTCATGGTCTTTTCTTTGCTGGAATGATTTGTTTTCCATCAAGATGGTGAACCTGAAGAATGCatttcacttaaaaaaaatctgCCAGTTTCGCATCATCGGTCACACCCTGCGGAAGCAATGGAAAAGATATGTATTGGCATTCAATTGCCAATTTCATCAACTCTTGTATTATAGGGTGATATTTATGATTAATTGTTATTCCCTGGCAATTCTGTAACATAAGAAGGTCAGGGATAAAGTTTGAGTTTTGTCATGTATTATAATGTCAGCCATGACCATAACCATAAGTTGATGATCAACTGAAATATGTACCAGAACTTAAGTTATTTGATAAAGCTCTGGTATTTTAGTTGCGGACCTCAATAGAGAAATAGAATATAGTTCAATATTTTctaaacatatttttgtttgtaaGTATCATCAATACttgtttctttatatatattcccACAGATAGAGAAGTATGCAATTGAATCTAACCTCATCATCTTGGAGAGAGGCCAAGTTTTGCACATACACCCCTGAAAATCCCAGTAATTACATATAAAACCTTGCAAAATTGTAACAACATGTACAACCTCCTCGCCAAAACAAATCACTGCAGTTATAAAAGAATTTGTTTACATTCTACAGTAAATCCATATGATTAGGAGGTAAATtgttaattacataaataaccCTCTTTCTGATATGGTTATTTTGGCTTATATAGGACACTGCCGTTATGCAAAAACAACCTTGACTGGGCTTTTACAGAATTTGAgggtcaaataaaaaaaataaaaatttacactGACAAGTAGagaaatttaatgaaaaaaaaaatttggaccATTTCTCGATTTGTGCGTGTCATCCTTGCGCAGGGGCCATGCTAATCTTCTCTGTATCGTTCCAATTTTATCGGATGTCCCCGAAGGGACGGTTGTCAGTAGTTTGACACCATATAAAAACTTATGAAACCTTTCCAAATTttccgatgtgggactaaacttCAAGGACAACataggaaaacaataataagagaTTTGGAAAAAACATATATGTAAAACCAATCCAAATATCAATTAGGGCAAGTGTGGTCATGTCATGGCTTCTTTTCCTAACCTACTATAGACTctccatatatattatattatattatatatatatcatatatgacCAATGAAGCTTTTCTAAATTCTatgacattttctttttttttaaaaaaaagtaatttaaatggttgaaattttttattcaaatcctattttcctttttttcggTTCTGTGCATTATGGATTTGAAGATGAATGGATCAGAGGTCTTTTATAGTTGCCATGAAACATAAtcttaaattcattttttagtttattgatatccaatttttttttttaaatatgtgttcaattaaaaatatgggTTTAAACTTAAGCTCATACTAATATGAacacatgtgttttaaatttatttctaattctgacacataatttatttatatttaaaattttaacttcattaatttttttatattcataaaaaaaaactataattacaATTACTTGTTACAAGATGAAGAGCATTAAAAACTCCACTTGTATATGTTGGGGGAGTTGATAATCCCATAATAATTGTCTTttgaaacttatattttatttttaatttattgtttaagcacttattaatcaatttttcttATCAGAGtaacttttttacttttgcttatatataaataaaaaaatatataaaaagattaactcatttttttaaaaaaatttactcactttttttcaaaaagttatataaaataaataaataaattttttttctccaaaatcataTTCAATATTCATCCAATCCAAATCAATCCTTCATCCTCGCCACCACATCCTTCTCACCATGCCcccttctcttctctctctcccttctccttctccttctccttctccttctctcctTAAACCCTtcctaaaccctaatcctctccTCCAtatccatctccatctccatccccGTTTCCTCTGCAACCTCACCACAGCTCCGTCCCCTAAAAGCCGCTACGCAACCGCTTCCTCAAGAGGCAAAACCAAAGAACTCGTCCTCGGCACTCCAACCATCACTTTAGAGAAAGGAAAGTATAGCTACGATGTCGAAACCTTAATCAACAAGCTCAGTAGCCTTCCCCCTCGCGGTAGCATCGCTCGCTGCCTTGAATCCTTCCGCAATCGTCTCTCCCTCTCTGACTTCGCCGTTGTCTTCAAGGAATTCGCCCGCCGTGGCGACTGGCAACGCTCCCTCCGCCTCTTCAAGTACATGCAGCGCCAGTCCTGGTGCCGCCCCAATGAACACATCCATGCCATTCTCATTGGTGTTCTTGGCCGTGAGTCCCTCCTTGAGAAAGCCAATGAGGTGTTTGACGAAATGCCTGCTCATGGTGTACCACGTTCCGCTCTCTCTTATACCGCTATTATCAATGCTTATGGCCGGAGTGGCTTCCATGAACGCGCTCTTGAGTTGTTGTCCAATATGAAGGCTGAACGCATTCCGCCGTCCACGCTCACTTACAACACTGTGATCAATGCTTGCGCGCGCGGTGGTGTTCCCTGGGATGCGCTGCTCGGACTATTTGCTGAGATGCGGCATGATGGCGCACAACCGGATATTGTAACTCATAACACTCTTCTCGCTGCCGCTGGAAGTCGTGGCCTTGCTGACCAAGCTGAGATGGTTTTTCGGACAATGCTTGAAGCTGGTATCTTTCCTGATTACACTACTTATAGTTATTTAGTAGAAACATTTGCGAAGCTTGGTCAGCTTGGGAGGGTTGCTGAGCTGCTTGGGGAAATGGAAGAAAGTGGCCATCTTCCTGATGCCTCGGCATACAATGTGCTTATGGAGGCTTATGCGCGGGCTGGTGCTGCCAAGGATGCAGTCAATGTGCTTCGGCAAATGCAAGGGGCGGGTTGTACACCTAATGCTGCTACTTATAGTATCTTGCTGAAGCTTTATGGGAGGAATGGGCAGTATGAGGATGTGAGGGAGCTGTTCTTGGAGATGAAGGTTGGGAATACAGCACCCGATGCGTCTACCTATAATATACTCATACAGGTGTTTGGAGAGGGAGGATACTTTAAGGAAGTGGTCACATTGTTTCATGATATGGTGGAGGAGAATGTGGAGCCTAACATGGAGACCTATGAGGGGCTTATATTTGCCTGTGGGAAGGGTGGCCTCCATGAAGATGCTAAAGGCATACTTTCACATATGAACAGCAGAGGAATGGTTCCCAGCTCCAAGGCATATACCGGTGTTGTTGAAGCTTATGGTCAAGCTGCTCTTTATGAGGTCAGGTAGTTCATTAGAAATTTTTCAAGCTCGTAGttgtttaataatttgaatGTATTGCTGTAAATGGTTCTTGAATGTAGGAAGCTTTTGTTGCATTCAATACAATGCATGAGATTGGGAGCTTGCCGACAATTGAGACATACAGTTCCCTTCTACACACATATGCCAGAGGAGGGCTGTTCAAGGAGGCCGAGGCAATTTTGACGAGGATGAATAATGCTGGGATTTGGAGGAATGAGGACTCTTTTAATGGCTTGATTGAAGCGTTCTGCCAGGGTGGCCAATTTGAGGATGCTGCTAAGGCATACGCGGAAATGCAGAAGTCAAGGTGCAATCCAAATGAACGGACTCTTGAGGCAGTCCTCAATGTCTATTGTTCCGCAGGGCTTGTAGATGAGAGTAAAGAGCAGTTTCAAGCGATCCAGTCCTTGGGAATCATGCCCAGCATCATGGCTTATTGCTGGATGCTGTCAGCGTATGCTAAGAATGACAGGTGATAATGCaaatcttcttttgtttttatgctCATTCTTATTAGATGGAATTTTAGTTTATTAGTTATCTGGTATGCAAGAAGATATTGATGTTTTGACTCAGTTTAGGCTCTACTATCAGTCTTTTTAGAACCGGTGGAGTTTTTATTTAGTGAATCAATGTTAAACGTTCTTTGATTTGCATAAGAAGGCAATGTTGCCTTCAATAAATCCTACACGGATATCAAATTTGACAAAATTGCCAATTAGGCgattgaagaaaaaataattcaactttTAATAGAGAAAAGAGATGCATGAAATAAGGATCAACCTGGAGCtatatttgattgaagaatcaTTAGACTTGATAAGAATAAATTTACATGCTCATAGTGACAACTTGCAATGTTGCTTCATATCAGTAATGATTTTGAAATTACTTTGCATTGTTGTGAGCTATGATTTTCGTAGGTGATTGTATCTATAGAATACAAACTACTAGTGGAGTTTTAAATTGCCTTTGGAGTGGAGAGGGCAAATACTTCTGATGGCTGCTAATCAGTGTCAGCTTTCTGTTAGGTGATTTTTTCTGATGCTCAAAGGTAATAATGATAGCATATAATGTATGTATCTGAAATTGAGTTTGGAATAAATTTTgcattctatttttaataaaaaaggattCTGCATTAGATGAAACAACTTTTGTATTGAAGTTAGGACTGCCCACAATAAAAGTTAACAAGTCCCAGGCCTAGGCTATGGCCTCACACATCACTCAAAGCATTGATGCCACATTAGGATTTTCTTGGCTTGGCAGTGGTCTGATGTGCACAGATGCACATTTGAAATccttcataaaaatttatactaAGATTGAAAAGTCAATAAGATCAAAAGCCCAGCTCCAGGTATCACAGTTTGAAGAATGATTAAGACCACTGTATTAAGAATTGTTCTTGACTCAAGGAACCATGCATAACCTTGGATcagccttttctttttttgtaatattttgaatattgcCCCTCATGAGTGTGCTCTCAACTTTCAGATGGGAGGAGGTATACCAACTACTTGAAGAAATGAGGACCAACAGGACTTCCAACCCTCATCAAGTAATTGCTTCCATGATTAAGGGTGATTATGATGATGAGTCAAATTGGCAAATGGTGGAGTACATCTTTGACAGATTTAACTCTGAAGGCTGTGGCTTTGGCATGAGATTTTATAATGCAATTTTGGAAACACTATGGTGGTTGGGACAACGGGCTCGAGCTGCTCGCGTGCTTCGGGAAGCAACAAGCCATGCTCTCTTTCCAGAGCTATATCGAGAAAGCAAACTTGTCTGGTCTGTAGATGTGCACCGGTAAGCCAAACTTCTTAGTTTCCTTTCTACTTACACTAGTacttttattgtaaaataaacTTGCTGAGCTTTCATTTGATTTGTCATCCAGAATGTCGGTTGGTGGAGCTCTCACAGCGATATCTATATGGTTGAATGACATTTACGAAAGAGTCAGAAGAGGGGATGATCTTCCTAATTTGGCTACTGTTGTTGTAGTGTGAGTTGTCGCAGCCTCCCCTTTTCTATAACCcgtattttctttttcacttttaagACTGCAGATAAGATTCAGTTCAAATACTAATTCTTAACTTTCTAGTTATTTGATTTAGTAAGCATAGGTTTGAGTATTATTGGTCCTTCCTTCTATCTCTAAcattttttattaactattgGTGCACGTTCTGTTATTCTATACCATTcagttcttttactttttcaagTCCAGTAAATTGATATTCCTCGATTGTAACTTTTTACCATATTGATTAACTCTCCATTCGGTGTATTCTAACGATGATTTTTTGTGTGTTTATTAGACGTGGAGAAATGGAGAAAAGTTTAGCAACCAGAAATCTTCCTGTTGCAAAGGCTGTGTTTTCCTTTCTAAAAGATAACGTATCACCGTCATTCAATTTCTCTGGATGGAACAAGGGTCGGATTGTCTGCCAGCGATCACAACTAAAGCGACTTTCATCTCTAGCCCCCAGTCTTTCTTCAGAGGTTCCTATTGAAGGGTTGATTTCAATTACTAATTCATCCTTTCCGCTTCCCGGCAGTCAATTATACACTACAGCAGATGTCGACACAGACCAACAGAGTGGCAGCAAAATAGCAGCCTTCAAATCAGAAAATGAAATCATGGAAACTGTTATGCGATAAAGTCAATAACAATCATCTCGTCTCTTTTCATCTTGAGCTGATCCTTTTGGCTTATCGCAAATGCAGTGAGAGGATTGAAGCAAACATGATGCTTGGTCACCAAACATGAAGGAGTTCCTCTTAAGGTGTACCGATGAAACGATACTCTTTTCTAAATCATGGTATTAACTGCATTCACAAAGTGTGTGAGTTATCATCTTGGTGCAGTCTTATGATGTTTGTAAATGGCGAAAATTTGGAGCTAACCCAACTGCCGAAACAAGTGAGTTTTGAATGGAGGTAAGCATTATTTTTTGTCAATTGCTTGTTCTTCATGTGGATTCTTATACTTGGTatcaacaagaacaagaaaattagGAGCCATGCTCATGATTTTTTAAGTCGGTAGGATTTTGTGCATGCATGAATGAATTAATTCACGTCAAAAATGAGTAGTAAAGATCCCATGTTTATATGTATGAATGTGACAGTGAATTCTCTCTGTTTGatagaaaatcactgtagtcTGTATTTTGTACTAAAacctttgttttgtatttgtttttgtttttaattttggaaaaaaattgcaCATATACCCCAGTTGAAGTGTATATTTGCATATGTAGgtcttaaaaatttaatatttgtgcataTAATATAAGCACAAGGACACCAAAACTATATCATTTGTATGTGTGGATAAACTTAGGTGGTGTTTgtatttgatgtattttggattatatataaatttaaatacattagtggttgtaattttttgtttattttaaacaatttatttttcagtttgacCAGCCAAATTCTTTGACTGAATAAGAATGCAGCCAAAATCGGCCGCAAAACCAATTGTGTCTCACGAGAACATCAAAACTATTTCATTTTCAAAGCTACTTTTTGACTGTTGAAACATGTGTTtttcatttacttatttatttaaaatacatCATTTATATCGTTATATTATGTGTGAACAATAATTACTGATGTATCTTGCAGTGggcaaaaaattatattaattattggtTAAAAGTCAAAGGTCTAGAGATCTAATCTTTAGTGTTTCGTTacttttaagaaaaaaacatttgtcTTTTTGTAAGCCTACTCGTTGAGTTCTGAAACacgtgttttatttatttacttattttatttgtttataaaattcaaacactttttttttaatcaataatttgtgtttttgaattctagtgggttaattttttttagagcactaatttatggtattttaaagtccaaatttcaatttaaatcaaaatacctaattttaattttatttcactgaatgatttttttgatgatgatatgatgttagaaattttctgtagaTGAAATTACCAATTGAGCAGACAGTGTGTCATGCATATCAACATAGAAAATTTTTGGcatctatattataaaaaaatatgttaggATCTCTCGGCTAATTAcccgataaaaaaaaattgaagttgggtaactattttgattcaaattgaagtttgaatcCCATGGTAAAAAATGATCATAATTTGGTATTTTGCCAAAAAATTTATCCGAATTTTAGTGAATGAACCAAGAGTTCCTCTACTTGATTAAATcaatagattttaaaaattaagcaCCTGGTTCTCCATGGAGTAAACGAacatttttgttaattttttgtcTACCATGGATCATAGACATATAATTGAGTGATAAATAACCATAACTTCACAAATTATTGCAGACCAAATAATGTATAAATTAAcgctttttttataaaaataaattaatgcattTTCAAAAGGTCATAGCAAGCAATACCAACTGCGCCGCtgttttgttattataaattttttaaatattttaatttattttggctGTGGAATTATTAGAGGTTTTTACTTGCACTCTTCAAAAATAGCCAAATCATTCGTCGTCCATTAACTTttcaaatgttattatatatcattttatgttattttcatttcatttatcattgaaaaaacaatatttgttaacatttaatattttatgtgttATATGATATATCCACTGACTTTTCAAATATTAGGTATATAGTTGATTATAATGaagaaattatgtattttttttctattaatatcAATTGAATGAAACgaatttataaaattgatttatatgaacaaaatgaattaaaaattgattttaaataGCATTTGGTTATGTGTAACTTTCCATCCATTGAATacagataaaaaataatgtgcacatacaaaataaaatttttttttggcaattgtGATATTATAATTgatgtaatttttaatataaataacaaaaaaaaaattgcataaaacCAGGTAAACAATATTGGTAATATTATCATTAACGAAActataataatcattaaaactaatttagtatcatttaaaatattcttatttttatttttattttaaaaaaacatacgaaTTAATTTAAACTCTATTTTCACGTGTGGGCAAGCTCGtccatgtattattattattattattaaaaagggaaaattactgtttacccctcgataatttcaaaacttcccaaacagcccctgtgagttttgcatacctcagacaacccttcctttattgtttcacttcctttttaccccctgcattatgaaattccatcattgcccttaaacctttttgcatacatttttttcattcttttttgcattcctttttgcatgtactcattttttaaacaaagaattcatttcttaaacagagagttcatttcttaaacagaaacctcatttcttaaacagaaaactcatttcttaaacagaaacatcatttttttaaacataaaactcattttttaaacaaaaacattaatatttaaacagaaaaacaaatatttacatgataaattaatcctggatataaaaaccaattaatcttggccactcgtacatatttaaatagaaacaacgatatttaagcactttttttaaagcgtaaagcgcaatatattaagcgaaacatcgatagttaaacaaagacaaacaagcgtataaagcgagaactcatttcttaagcagagagcttatttttttaaacaaagaccctcatttttttaaagcgaaacctcattgagtaggggacattgagtatctcatcgtcgtcGATCTCGCGTGAGCGGCTGAGTCGCGAGCTCCggatccgggcgagcgatctcgaaggtggcgtgctgcgtgtggggtcttaaaggagacaTCTTTATTAGGG is a window of Dioscorea cayenensis subsp. rotundata cultivar TDr96_F1 chromosome 5, TDr96_F1_v2_PseudoChromosome.rev07_lg8_w22 25.fasta, whole genome shotgun sequence DNA encoding:
- the LOC120261470 gene encoding pentatricopeptide repeat-containing protein At1g74850, chloroplastic yields the protein MPPSLLSLPSPSPSPSPSLLKPFLNPNPLLHIHLHLHPRFLCNLTTAPSPKSRYATASSRGKTKELVLGTPTITLEKGKYSYDVETLINKLSSLPPRGSIARCLESFRNRLSLSDFAVVFKEFARRGDWQRSLRLFKYMQRQSWCRPNEHIHAILIGVLGRESLLEKANEVFDEMPAHGVPRSALSYTAIINAYGRSGFHERALELLSNMKAERIPPSTLTYNTVINACARGGVPWDALLGLFAEMRHDGAQPDIVTHNTLLAAAGSRGLADQAEMVFRTMLEAGIFPDYTTYSYLVETFAKLGQLGRVAELLGEMEESGHLPDASAYNVLMEAYARAGAAKDAVNVLRQMQGAGCTPNAATYSILLKLYGRNGQYEDVRELFLEMKVGNTAPDASTYNILIQVFGEGGYFKEVVTLFHDMVEENVEPNMETYEGLIFACGKGGLHEDAKGILSHMNSRGMVPSSKAYTGVVEAYGQAALYEEAFVAFNTMHEIGSLPTIETYSSLLHTYARGGLFKEAEAILTRMNNAGIWRNEDSFNGLIEAFCQGGQFEDAAKAYAEMQKSRCNPNERTLEAVLNVYCSAGLVDESKEQFQAIQSLGIMPSIMAYCWMLSAYAKNDRWEEVYQLLEEMRTNRTSNPHQVIASMIKGDYDDESNWQMVEYIFDRFNSEGCGFGMRFYNAILETLWWLGQRARAARVLREATSHALFPELYRESKLVWSVDVHRMSVGGALTAISIWLNDIYERVRRGDDLPNLATVVVVRGEMEKSLATRNLPVAKAVFSFLKDNVSPSFNFSGWNKGRIVCQRSQLKRLSSLAPSLSSEVPIEGLISITNSSFPLPGSQLYTTADVDTDQQSGSKIAAFKSENEIMETVMR